From Bacteroidia bacterium, the proteins below share one genomic window:
- a CDS encoding DUF4249 domain-containing protein has protein sequence MNMHRIITVLIIGFFSLTACEDVVEVDVNKSETQICIDAIITNAKEPQVVRISQSIAYFDNSGDFPPYAVDSVVMSDNLGNKYYFDKTQTGVYTYLPSPLDSLEQNSHFILKVYKGQAVYTAQSTLMRSTSIDSLTYQYNERMNGYIVSLHARDAYGVGDCYWLRTYRNGVFMNHPGKINIAYDAGYPQMFSDSLEFVFPIAIMQINDFEKPYQIGEKVKVEILGINGDYYQYLSMAQQQMQNGGMFAPPPVNVRTNFTANAHALTPVGFFNVCEVQSAEIEIIK, from the coding sequence ATGAATATGCATAGAATCATTACGGTATTAATAATTGGATTTTTTTCTCTTACTGCTTGTGAAGATGTTGTGGAAGTGGATGTAAATAAGTCTGAAACGCAAATTTGTATTGATGCGATTATAACAAATGCCAAAGAACCTCAAGTGGTAAGGATTTCTCAAAGCATTGCTTATTTTGATAATTCAGGAGATTTTCCACCTTATGCTGTTGACTCGGTTGTGATGTCTGATAATTTAGGGAATAAGTATTATTTTGACAAAACTCAAACCGGTGTTTATACTTATCTGCCTTCACCTCTTGATTCGTTAGAGCAAAATTCTCATTTCATTTTAAAAGTATATAAGGGTCAAGCGGTCTATACAGCCCAAAGTACTTTAATGCGAAGTACATCAATTGACTCTCTTACATACCAATATAATGAGCGAATGAATGGATATATAGTAAGTTTACATGCGAGAGATGCGTATGGAGTAGGAGATTGTTATTGGCTTAGAACATACAGAAATGGTGTGTTTATGAACCATCCCGGTAAAATTAATATTGCCTATGATGCGGGATATCCTCAGATGTTTTCAGATAGCTTAGAGTTCGTTTTCCCAATTGCTATCATGCAAATTAATGATTTTGAAAAGCCTTATCAAATTGGAGAAAAAGTGAAAGTGGAAATATTGGGAATCAACGGGGATTATTATCAGTACTTGAGTATGGCTCAACAACAAATGCAAAATGGTGGAATGTTCGCTCCTCCTCCTGTGAATGTAAGGACTAACTTTACTGCTAATGCACATGCGTTGACCCCGGTAGGCTTTTTTAATGTTTGCGAAGTTCAGTCCGCTGAGATTGAAATAATCAAATAA